A single region of the Liolophura sinensis isolate JHLJ2023 chromosome 9, CUHK_Ljap_v2, whole genome shotgun sequence genome encodes:
- the LOC135474979 gene encoding uncharacterized protein LOC135474979, with amino-acid sequence MVKRELTEEAGHSTQLNSVSLQTIGHQHVKTDPFLYSFVETELERPHALLMGETRFLDQLHGNQSPCIKDSSADNCGGNFPSCPESAIYEDSKECVLSEQQATTPDVGVVVNTGVDSYQRALYRSARYQPVVKLERNPHVDHMISVKVSPASILVIGEMSHGDQNLQVKGERGFKFWSIADTFGEAQGVFGDKITNQNLADADIALSGSEVDPTLSFVKEEVSHEEQNRQVKGEPGLEWPPGDTFTEAQRVSGDRITNWACDIAIQETMFSDWGGELNSFEEGSMGAKYWHVVKLENIPDADIALSGSEVVSTLSFVKEEVSHEECSLQVKGESGLEWPTGDTFAEAQRVSVDRILNQEIPDANVALSGSEVDPTLCFVKEEMSHEECSLQVRGESGLEWPTGDTFAEAQRVSVDRILNQEIPDANVALSGSEVDPTLCFVKEEMSHEECSLQVKGESGLEWPTGDTFAEAQRVSVDRILNQKIPDANVALSGSEVDPTFSFFKVEVSHEERNLQVKGEPGLEWPTRDTFAEAQRVSGDFHQEKVNDGSEFQVMLDASTETQEQSGYWVDDTEAALETVPLKTGVLTCGDSNESVRNLPGLKLKSIHKRNGVLRHVKSKAPDTCDLDTEEMRTKSCLDGYSSAKYQPVVMLERIPTYTCSTPDVEMCPSFNGTFSDSCHAPGFKTSRGDTCTLRPYNIANFQPVVRLQNIHISAPDVGLLSSEICPTFSENVSRESLQREPETEGQINKICQDTQITSTVYQPEASKEESPALKTCKRGYP; translated from the coding sequence ATGGTGAAAAGAGAATTAACAGAAGAGGCGGGCCACTCAACTCAGCTAAACAGTGTGAGTTTGCAAACTATAGGTCATCAACATGTCAAAACAGATCCATTCTTGTACTCATTTGTGGAGACAGAATTGGAGAGACCTCATGCACTGCTGATGGGAGAGACCAGATTTCTGGACcaactccatggaaaccagtctCCTTGTATTAAAGATAGTTCTGCTGATAATTGTGGAGGAAATTTTCCTTCTTGTCCAGAGTCAGCTATTTATGAGGATAGCAAAGAATGTGTTCTCAGCGAACAGCAAGCCACAACTCCTGATGTAGGAGTGGTGGTTAACACTGGAGTGGACAGTTACCAAAGAGCCCTGTACCGGAGTGCCAGGTACCAGCCAGTGGTAAAACTTGAACGTAATCCTCATGTTGACCATATGATCAGTGTAAAGGTCAGCCCAGCAAGCATTTTAGTGATAGGAGAAATGTCACATGGAGATCAGAACCTTCAAGTCAAAGGTGAGCGGGGATTCAAATTTTGGTCTATAGCAGACACTTTTGGTGAAGCACAGGGAGTGTTTGGTGACAAAATTACAAACCAAAACTTAGCTGATGCTGACATTGCCTTGTCAGGTAGTGAGGTCGACCCAACACTCAGTTTTGTCAAGGAAGAAGTGTCACACGAAGAACAGAATCGTCAGGTGAAAGGTGAGCCTGGCTTAGAATGGCCTCCAGGGGACACCTTTACTGAAGCACAGAGAGTGTCTGGTGACAGAATTACGAACTGGGCATGTGATATTGCTATACAGGAGACAATGTTTTCTGATTGGGGAGGGGAGTTGAACAGTTTTGAGGAGGGGAGCATGGGTGCCAAGTACTGGCATGTGGTGAAACTTGAGAACATACCTGATGCTGACATTGCCTTGTCAGGTAGTGAAGTTGTCTCAACACTCAGTTTTGTCAAGGAAGAAGTGTCACACGAAGAATGCAGTCTTCAAGTGAAAGGTGAGTCTGGCTTAGAATGGCCTACGGGGGACACCTTTGCTGAAGCACAGAGAGTGTCTGTTGACAGAATTTTGAACCAGGAAATACCTGATGCTAATGTTGCCTTGTCAGGTAGTGAGGTCGACCCAACACTCTGTTTTGTCAAGGAAGAAATGTCACACGAAGAATGCAGTCTTCAAGTGAGAGGTGAGTCTGGCTTAGAATGGCCTACGGGGGACACCTTTGCTGAAGCACAGAGAGTGTCTGTTGACAGAATTTTGAACCAGGAAATACCTGATGCTAATGTTGCCTTGTCAGGTAGTGAGGTCGACCCAACACTCTGTTTTGTCAAGGAAGAAATGTCACACGAAGAATGCAGTCTTCAAGTGAAAGGTGAGTCTGGCTTAGAATGGCCTACGGGGGACACCTTTGCTGAAGCACAGAGAGTGTCTGTTGACAGAATTTTGAACCAGAAAATACCTGATGCTAATGTTGCCTTGTCAGGTAGTGAGGTCGACCCAACATTCAGTTTTTTCAAGGTAGAAGTGTCACACGAAGAACGGAATCTTCAAGTGAAAGGTGAGCCTGGCTTAGAATGGCCCACGAGGGACACCTTTGCTGAAGCACAGAGAGTGTCTGGTGACTTCCATCAGGAGAAGGTCAATGATGGCTCAGAATTTCAGGTTATGTTGGATGCCAGCACTGAGACACAGGAACAGTCTGGGTACTGGGTTGATGACACGGAGGCTGCATTAGAGACTGTGCCTCTTAAAACAGGAGTGCTGACTTGCGGAGACAGTAATGAGAGTGTCAGAAACCTGCCTGGGCTAAAGTTGAAGAGCATACATAAACGAAATGGCGTGTTGAGACATGTTAAAAGCAAAGCTCCGGATACATGTGATCTGGATACTGAGGAAATGAGAACTAAGTCTTGTCTGGACGGGTATAGTAGTGCAAAGTACCAGCCTGTAGTTATGCTGGAAAGGATACCCACTTACACATGTAGTACCCCTGATGTTGAGATGTGTCCATCGTTTAATGGGACTTTTAGCGACAGCTGTCATGCACCTGGATTCAAGACATCGAGAGGAGATACTTGCACTCTTAGACCATACAACATTGCCAATTTCCAGCCTGTGGTTAGACtgcaaaacatacatatatctgcTCCTGATGTGGGCTTGTTGAGCTCAGAAATTTGTCCAACATTCAGTGAAAATGTGAGCAGAGAATCCTTACAGAGAGAACCCGAAACAGAGggacaaataaataagatttgtCAAGACACACAGATTACAAGTACCGTGTACCAACCAGAAGCTAGTAAAGAGGAGTCACCAGCTCTGAAAACATGTAAACGTGGGTACCCCTAG
- the LOC135475083 gene encoding phospholipase A2 hemilipin-like, whose product MMKDAFTVVIISCMLGQHVVTSVRVIAHVTTDGRLTVREIDHMRQVVSCEVYTPGGAAERELAGIPSEFQFLTDDFTFQSIVDSCQLPESGPRHKRSPEIIFPGTKWCGAGTAATNYDDLGVNQETDKCCRTHDHCPVNLESGEHSEELGLTNNYPYTISDCKCEEEFKQCLQNVGSVSANTLEIFYFNTLRLPCIKKGFPEKCSGIWIF is encoded by the exons ATGATGAAGGACGCGTTCACCGTTGTAATTATTAGCTGTATGCTCGGTCAGCACGTGGTGACGTCTGTCCGCGTCATAGCCCACGTGACCACTGACGGTCGTCTGACGGTGCGCGAAATCGATCATATGAGGCAGGTGGTCAGCTGCGAGGTTTACACGCCTGG AGGAGCTGCAGAGAGAGAATTGGCTGGTATTCCTTCAGAGTTTCAATTTTTGACTGACGATTTCACATTCCAGTCGATAGTGGACTCCTGTCAGCTTCCAGAGTCCGGACCCCGTCATAAACGATCACCAGAGATTATTTTTCCAG GGACGAAATGGTGCGGAGCGGGAACCGCTGCTACAAACTACGATGACCTAGGGGTGAATCAGGAAACAGACAAGTGTTGCCGAACACATGATCACTGCCCTGTGAACTTAGAGTCTGGAGAACACTCAGAGGAGCTCGGACTGACTAACAATTATCCTTACACCAT atcaGACTGTAAATGTGAGGAGGAATTCAAGCAATGTCTGCAAAATGTGGGAAGCGTTTCCGCTAACACGTTGgagattttttatttcaatacaCTGCGCTTGCCTTGTATTAAAAAAGGCTTTCCGGAAAAATGCTCTGGCAT aTGGATATTTTAA
- the LOC135475086 gene encoding uncharacterized protein LOC135475086, translated as MSVVNNPSGGSSKVMRVYYPQGSYKPSASPRGGAQFFKRLSTPRELATLTYDIYFAKNFNFVKGGKLPGMYGGTKTCSGGRDSSDCFSTRFMFRRDGDGEVYLYAPDNQVSNFCSDSKVICNYHSGHSLGRGTFRFRTGRWYTISQRVKLNTVGQTNGYVKVLINGSQVYYKSNLRLRNSSSVKIDGMFFSTFFGGSDSSWATPVNTYTYFRNFKMTT; from the coding sequence ATGTCGGTTGTGAACAACCCATCGGGCGGTAGCTCTAAGGTTATGAGGGTGTACTATCCTCAGGGGTCGTACAAACCGTCAGCCTCCCCAAGAGGTGGAGCACAGTTCTTCAAGAGACTCAGCACTCCTAGGGAACTGGCCACCCTTACCTACGATATCTACTTCGCCAAGAACTTCAACTTTGTCAAAGGCGGCAAGCTTCCGGGGATGTACGGGGGCACTAAGACATGCTCCGGGGGTCGGGACTCATCCGATTGTTTCTCCACCCGCTTCATGTTCAGACGTGACGGTGACGGTGAAGTGTACCTGTACGCTCCGGATAACCAAGTCAGCAATTTCTGTTCCGATTCCAAGGTCATTTGCAACTATCACTCGGGCCACTCTCTGGGTCGTGGCACTTTTCGGTTCCGGACGGGCCGTTGGTACACCATTAGCCAGCGGGTCAAACTGAACACTGTGGGTCAGACGAATGGTTACGTGAAGGTATTGATAAATGGCTCACAGGTCTACTATAAGTCCAACCTTAGACTGAGAAACTCCAGTTCGGTGAAGATCGATGGCATGTTCTTTTCAACATTCTTTGGGGGTAGCGACTCCAGTTGGGCGACTCCAGTCAATACCTACACTTACTTCCGCAACTTCAAGATGACCACGTAA